A single Gadus macrocephalus chromosome 22, ASM3116895v1 DNA region contains:
- the LOC132451644 gene encoding homeobox protein Hox-A9-like, giving the protein MSTSGTLTSYYVDSLILPESEELTAPRYPSAPGGLQQSRQSASINDHNDIGTCTFSTKASVFSPSWSHVQAPFPGSVYHHHYGHHQGSVSGDSDARYMQSWLLEPMSGCLPMSGLQASHNYGIKPEGLAARGDGALPGSHTALLLSDYANGTVATSPVEKDAPPLQGGDIKGEGDVKPALDPNNPVSNWLHASATRKKRCPYTKHQILELEKEFLFNTYLTRERRYEVARQLNLTERQVKIWFQNRRMKMKKFNKDGRPKDE; this is encoded by the exons ATGTCGACGTCCGGAACGCTAACTAGTTACTACGTAGATTCACTAATCCTGCCCGAGAGTGAGGAGCTCACTGCGCCCCGATACCCTTCTGCTCCGGGGGGGCTACAACAGTCAAGGCAGTCCGCCTCCATCAACGACCACAATGATATTGGGACCTGCACGTTTTCCACCAAAGCTTCGGTATTCAGCCCGTCTTGGAGTCATGTCCAGGCGCCGTTCCCGGGCTCCGTGTATCACCATCACTACGGGCACCACCAGGGCTCGGTCAGCGGAGACAGCGATGCTCGCTACATGCAGTCCTGGCTCCTCGAGCCCATGTCCGGCTGCTTGCCCATGTCCGGATTACAAGCGAGCCACAATTACGGGATCAAACCGGAGGGTCTTGCAGCCAGAGGCGACGGTGCGCTCCCCGGTTCCCACacggcgctgctgctctccgaTTACGCCAACGGGACGGTGGCGACATCGCCGGTAGAAAAGGACGCACCACCGCTCCAGGGAGGGGACATTAAGGGCGAAGGAGACGTCAAACCGGCCCTCGATCCAA ATAACCCCGTGTCCAACTGGCTCCACGCAAGTGCCACGAGAAAAAAGCGCTGTCCGTATACCAAGCACCAGATCCTGGAGTTGGAGAAAGAGTTCCTCTTTAATACGTACCTGACGCGGGAACGTAGGTATGAGGTGGCCAGGCAGCTAAACCTCACCGAGAGACAGGTTAAAATATGGTTCCAGAACCGTaggatgaagatgaagaagttTAACAAAGACGGCAGACCGAAAGATGAATAA